Proteins encoded in a region of the Roseomonas haemaphysalidis genome:
- a CDS encoding DeoR/GlpR family DNA-binding transcription regulator — MRVSERRDRIVELLVEHRRMTVETLARQLGASQETIRRDLTDLAARDRLHKFHGGAMLPDRMAEDAFALRMAENQSAKQAIGTAAARLFAPGDTLFVDTGSTTLAFATALARRDGLTVITNSVGIAQQMSRNGNRAFLLGGEHRHEAGENIGPLVLQQLAGFQPDHAVLTVGGITASGVHDFDLEEAEIARSMIERSRQVTVLADSSKFDRAALFHLCPLSRLGRLVTDRAPAPPLLAALRGAGVEVILASTEI, encoded by the coding sequence ATGCGCGTTTCTGAACGTCGCGATCGTATTGTTGAACTGCTGGTCGAGCATCGGCGAATGACCGTCGAGACACTGGCTCGACAGCTTGGGGCATCACAAGAAACGATTCGCCGGGACCTGACAGACCTCGCCGCCCGCGACAGGCTGCACAAGTTCCACGGCGGCGCCATGCTGCCCGACCGGATGGCGGAGGACGCCTTTGCCCTGCGCATGGCCGAGAACCAGTCGGCCAAGCAAGCGATCGGCACGGCGGCTGCCCGGCTGTTCGCGCCGGGTGACACGCTGTTCGTGGACACGGGTTCCACCACACTCGCCTTCGCGACGGCGCTGGCGCGGCGGGACGGGCTGACGGTGATCACCAATTCCGTCGGCATCGCGCAACAGATGTCACGCAACGGCAACCGGGCCTTCCTACTGGGCGGCGAGCACCGGCATGAGGCAGGCGAGAACATCGGCCCGCTCGTGTTGCAGCAACTCGCCGGCTTTCAGCCGGACCACGCGGTGCTGACGGTGGGTGGCATCACCGCGAGCGGCGTGCACGACTTCGACCTGGAGGAAGCCGAGATCGCACGGTCCATGATCGAGCGCAGCCGGCAGGTCACGGTGCTGGCGGATTCCAGCAAGTTCGACCGGGCCGCCCTGTTCCACCTGTGCCCCCTGTCGCGCCTGGGCCGGCTGGTGACCGACCGCGCACCCGCGCCGCCGCTGCTGGCCGCCCTGCGGGGGGCGGGGGTGGAGGTGATCCTGGCATCAACCGAAATATGA
- a CDS encoding ABC transporter substrate-binding protein has product MLRRSLLMTAAASGAMLSMPSLVAAQGQRVLKFIPQADLAVLDPVWTTAYVTRNHAYMVFDTLFGMDANLRPVPQMAEGAAAEDGGKLWRITLRPGLRFHDGQPVLARDCVASIRRWAKRDAFGQALMAATDELSAADDRTVVFRMKAPFPLLPNALGKAPSLMCAIMPERLAQTDAFTQVTEMVGSGPFRFKADERVAGARVVYEKFADYKPREGGTPGWTGGPKVVHFDRVEWNVVPDPATAAGALQSGEADWWEFPLHDLLPMLRRGRNVKVEITDPTGLIPTMRMNTLSKPFDNPAIRRALLGAIVQDDFMQAQVGDNPDLYRTGVGVFCPGTPMASDTGMATLTGPRDLDKVRKAIQDAGYKGEKVVMLAGQDVPNVKNACDVAADMMQKVGLNVEYQAVDWGTVIQRRSSKEPTDKGGWSCYCSSWAGMDQLDPAGHLMLRGNGSFFGWPQSERLETLRDQWFAAPDLAAQKKVAEDIQRQALEVDAPYLPFGQYIQPTAYRSDLQGILPGFATFWNVRRG; this is encoded by the coding sequence ATGTTGCGCCGCAGCCTGCTGATGACCGCCGCCGCCTCGGGCGCCATGTTGTCCATGCCCTCGCTCGTGGCGGCGCAGGGTCAGCGGGTGCTGAAGTTCATTCCCCAGGCCGACCTCGCGGTGCTGGACCCAGTCTGGACCACCGCCTACGTCACCCGCAACCACGCCTACATGGTGTTCGACACCCTGTTCGGCATGGACGCCAACCTGCGCCCGGTGCCGCAGATGGCGGAAGGCGCGGCGGCGGAGGATGGCGGCAAGCTGTGGCGCATCACGCTGCGCCCGGGCCTGCGCTTCCATGACGGTCAGCCCGTGCTGGCACGGGATTGCGTGGCCAGCATCCGGCGCTGGGCCAAGCGTGACGCCTTTGGCCAGGCGTTGATGGCGGCCACCGACGAGCTGTCCGCGGCCGACGACCGCACGGTGGTGTTCCGCATGAAGGCGCCCTTCCCGCTGCTGCCCAACGCGCTGGGCAAGGCGCCGTCGCTGATGTGCGCCATCATGCCGGAGCGGCTGGCGCAGACCGATGCCTTCACGCAGGTGACGGAGATGGTCGGCTCCGGCCCCTTCCGTTTCAAGGCGGATGAGCGCGTGGCCGGCGCCCGCGTCGTGTACGAGAAGTTCGCCGACTACAAGCCGCGCGAGGGCGGCACCCCCGGCTGGACCGGTGGCCCCAAGGTCGTGCATTTCGACCGCGTTGAATGGAACGTGGTGCCGGACCCGGCCACGGCGGCCGGCGCGCTGCAAAGCGGCGAAGCTGACTGGTGGGAGTTCCCGCTGCACGACCTGCTGCCGATGCTCAGGCGCGGCCGCAACGTGAAGGTGGAGATCACCGACCCCACCGGGCTGATCCCGACCATGCGCATGAACACCTTGTCCAAGCCCTTCGACAATCCGGCCATCCGTCGCGCCCTGCTCGGCGCCATCGTGCAGGACGACTTCATGCAGGCGCAGGTGGGCGACAATCCGGACCTGTACCGCACCGGCGTCGGTGTGTTCTGCCCCGGCACGCCCATGGCCAGCGACACCGGCATGGCGACTCTCACCGGCCCGCGCGACCTGGACAAGGTGCGCAAGGCCATCCAGGACGCCGGCTACAAGGGCGAGAAGGTGGTGATGCTGGCGGGGCAGGACGTGCCCAACGTCAAGAATGCCTGCGATGTCGCCGCCGACATGATGCAGAAGGTGGGGCTGAACGTCGAATACCAGGCGGTGGACTGGGGCACCGTGATCCAGCGCCGCTCCAGCAAGGAGCCGACGGACAAAGGCGGTTGGAGCTGCTACTGCTCCTCCTGGGCAGGAATGGACCAGCTGGACCCGGCGGGGCACCTGATGCTGCGCGGCAATGGCAGCTTCTTCGGCTGGCCGCAGAGCGAGCGGCTGGAGACCCTGCGCGACCAGTGGTTCGCCGCACCCGACCTCGCCGCGCAGAAGAAGGTGGCGGAGGACATCCAGCGCCAAGCGCTGGAAGTGGATGCGCCCTACCTGCCCTTCGGGCAGTACATCCAGCCGACGGCCTATCGGTCCGACCTGCAGGGCATCCTGCCGGGCTTCGCGACCTTCTGGAACGTCCGGCGCGGCTGA
- the rutA gene encoding pyrimidine utilization protein A, producing the protein MDLGVFIPIGSNGWLISTTSPRYKPSFALNREVVQRAEKYGFEFALSMIKLRGFGGESEFWDHALESFTLMSALAAVTEKIRLYASTAVLTLPPALAARMVSTIDSVAPGRIGVNIVSGWQEAEYSQMGLWPGQEHYARRYQYCSEYVQVMKDLWETGRSDLQGDYFRMTDCVLSPRPERPVPIVAAGQSGAGVAFAAQHADYNFCLGSGVNTPTAFAPSIARLVEESARTGRDVGSYVLFMVIADETDAAAMAKWEHYKAGKDSKALGWLDQQANNDAAADASSTARAMTNPVSMVNFNMGTLVGSYQSVARMMDEMEGIPGLKGVMLTFDDFVEGIDAFGTRVQPLMHSRRHVMAPA; encoded by the coding sequence ATGGATCTGGGCGTTTTCATTCCCATCGGCAGCAACGGCTGGCTGATCTCGACGACCTCGCCGCGCTACAAGCCGAGCTTCGCGCTGAACCGCGAGGTGGTGCAGCGGGCGGAGAAATACGGCTTCGAGTTCGCGCTTTCCATGATCAAGCTGCGCGGCTTCGGCGGCGAAAGCGAGTTCTGGGACCACGCGCTGGAAAGCTTCACCCTGATGTCGGCGCTGGCGGCGGTGACCGAGAAGATCCGCCTCTACGCCTCCACCGCCGTGCTGACCCTGCCGCCGGCGCTGGCGGCGCGCATGGTCTCGACCATCGACAGCGTGGCGCCCGGGCGGATCGGCGTGAACATCGTCTCGGGCTGGCAGGAAGCCGAATACAGCCAGATGGGCCTGTGGCCGGGGCAGGAGCATTACGCGCGGCGCTACCAGTATTGCTCGGAATACGTGCAGGTGATGAAGGACCTGTGGGAAACCGGGCGGTCGGACCTGCAGGGCGACTACTTCCGGATGACCGACTGCGTGCTGAGCCCGCGGCCGGAGCGGCCGGTGCCGATCGTGGCGGCCGGCCAGTCCGGCGCGGGCGTGGCCTTTGCCGCGCAGCACGCCGACTACAACTTCTGCCTCGGCTCGGGCGTCAACACGCCGACGGCCTTCGCGCCATCCATCGCGCGGCTGGTGGAGGAGTCGGCCAGGACCGGGCGCGACGTCGGCTCCTATGTGCTGTTCATGGTGATCGCCGACGAGACGGACGCGGCGGCGATGGCGAAGTGGGAGCACTATAAGGCGGGCAAGGACAGCAAGGCGCTGGGCTGGCTGGACCAGCAGGCGAACAACGACGCCGCGGCCGATGCCAGCTCGACGGCCAGGGCGATGACCAACCCGGTGTCGATGGTGAACTTCAACATGGGGACGCTGGTGGGTTCCTATCAATCCGTGGCGCGGATGATGGACGAGATGGAGGGCATTCCCGGCCTGAAGGGCGTGATGCTCACCTTCGACGACTTCGTGGAAGGGATCGACGCCTTCGGCACACGCGTCCAGCCGCTCATGCACAGCCGCCGGCACGTCATGGCCCCTGCCTGA
- a CDS encoding FGGY family carbohydrate kinase, which yields MSGVLALDQGTTSSKAYLWRDGGLTLVGQRKHRQIRPRPGWVEHDAGEILSHLGELLRLAGPCAAVGLANQGETVVAWDAETGQPLHHAIVWQDERTADALARLKAQGVEALTLERAGLPLDAYFSAGKLRWLLDHAEGARALLRQGRLRLGTSDAFFLHRLAGWCATDPSTASRTSLMDLRRLCWDAELCAAFGVPVECLPEIRPTTGDFGVTAGGARVVASVVDQQASLFGHGCRAAGDLKITFGTGAFALGLTGAAPVSDNTGGLLPTCAWQMEGQPPLFALDGGMLTAGAAVEWLRDCGLLPGGHAELDGFTGPSAIQRGLAFVPALAGLGSPHWDRATRGTWLGLDLSTGPADLRRAVLEGIALRAAELVRSLHGALGGGTGRIAVDGGLSRSGYFTQFLADALDAPVEVAGSADVTALGVLHLCLEALGRPERPAPDGTRRVLPEAPVPAALHARFARAVELARGWPGG from the coding sequence ATGAGCGGGGTGCTGGCGCTCGACCAGGGCACCACCTCCAGCAAGGCCTATCTGTGGCGGGATGGTGGGCTCACCCTGGTGGGGCAACGCAAGCACCGGCAGATCCGGCCCCGCCCCGGCTGGGTGGAACACGACGCCGGAGAAATCCTGTCGCACTTGGGGGAGTTGCTCCGCCTCGCCGGCCCCTGCGCCGCCGTCGGGCTGGCCAACCAGGGCGAAACGGTGGTGGCCTGGGACGCCGAAACCGGCCAGCCGCTGCACCACGCCATCGTCTGGCAGGACGAGCGCACCGCCGATGCCCTGGCCCGCCTCAAGGCCCAGGGCGTGGAAGCCCTGACGCTGGAACGCGCCGGCCTGCCGCTGGACGCCTATTTCTCCGCCGGCAAGCTGCGCTGGCTGCTGGACCATGCCGAGGGCGCCCGCGCGCTGCTGCGCCAGGGTCGGCTGCGGCTCGGCACCAGCGACGCCTTCTTTCTGCACCGGCTGGCCGGTTGGTGCGCCACGGACCCGTCCACCGCTTCCCGCACCAGCCTGATGGACCTGCGGCGCCTGTGCTGGGATGCGGAGCTCTGCGCCGCCTTCGGCGTGCCGGTGGAATGCCTGCCGGAGATCCGCCCCACCACCGGCGACTTCGGCGTGACAGCCGGCGGTGCCCGGGTGGTGGCCAGCGTCGTGGACCAGCAGGCCTCGCTGTTCGGCCATGGCTGCCGCGCGGCGGGGGATCTCAAGATCACCTTCGGCACCGGTGCCTTCGCACTGGGCCTGACCGGTGCCGCGCCCGTTTCCGACAACACCGGCGGGCTGCTGCCCACCTGTGCCTGGCAGATGGAAGGCCAGCCGCCGCTCTTTGCGCTGGACGGCGGCATGCTGACCGCCGGCGCCGCCGTGGAATGGCTGCGCGACTGCGGCCTGTTGCCCGGCGGCCATGCGGAGCTGGACGGCTTCACCGGCCCCAGCGCCATCCAGCGCGGGCTGGCCTTCGTGCCGGCGCTGGCCGGGCTGGGCAGCCCGCACTGGGACCGGGCGACGCGCGGCACCTGGCTGGGGCTCGACCTGTCCACCGGCCCGGCGGATCTGCGGCGTGCCGTGCTGGAAGGCATCGCGTTGCGGGCGGCGGAGCTGGTGCGGAGCCTGCACGGCGCGCTGGGCGGCGGCACCGGGCGCATCGCGGTGGATGGCGGGCTGAGCCGCAGCGGCTACTTCACCCAATTCCTGGCGGATGCGCTCGATGCGCCCGTGGAGGTCGCGGGCTCCGCCGATGTCACGGCGCTGGGCGTGCTGCACCTGTGCCTGGAAGCGCTGGGCCGCCCGGAGCGCCCGGCGCCCGACGGCACCCGCCGCGTGCTGCCGGAAGCGCCGGTTCCCGCCGCGCTGCACGCCCGCTTCGCCCGCGCCGTGGAACTGGCGCGGGGCTGGCCGGGCGGCTGA
- a CDS encoding arylmalonate decarboxylase, with translation MTDSLGWRRTFGVLVPSTNTSVQPEFDSMRPPGVTNHISRIRIPNLPLNSDDDFNELIRLIMAAQDEAIDSVMSAEPDQLVLGISAETFWDGLGASQMLKRQLEARTGLPVSMGSDACHAALERIGARRIAVITPYFPVGDRNVVRFFEESGYAVARIRGLSCSSPVAIARVTRAELVAALRAVDGNDVDAIVQVGTNLAMAALAPEAELWLGKPVIAINTAIYWHALRTAGIADAVEGWGPLLARH, from the coding sequence ATGACCGACAGCCTGGGCTGGCGCCGCACCTTCGGCGTGCTGGTACCCTCCACCAACACCTCCGTGCAGCCGGAGTTCGACAGCATGCGACCGCCGGGCGTGACCAACCATATCAGCCGCATCCGCATCCCCAACCTGCCGCTCAACAGCGACGACGATTTCAACGAGCTGATCCGCCTGATCATGGCGGCGCAGGACGAGGCGATCGACAGCGTGATGTCGGCCGAGCCCGACCAGCTCGTGCTCGGCATCTCGGCCGAAACCTTTTGGGACGGGCTGGGCGCCAGCCAGATGCTGAAGCGCCAGCTGGAAGCTCGCACCGGCCTGCCGGTGTCCATGGGCTCGGATGCCTGCCACGCGGCGCTGGAGCGGATCGGCGCCCGGCGCATCGCGGTGATCACGCCCTATTTTCCGGTGGGCGACCGCAACGTGGTGCGGTTTTTCGAGGAAAGCGGTTACGCCGTCGCCCGCATTCGCGGCCTGTCCTGTTCCAGCCCCGTGGCCATCGCGCGGGTGACGCGCGCCGAACTGGTCGCCGCGCTGCGGGCCGTGGACGGCAACGACGTGGACGCCATCGTCCAGGTCGGCACCAACCTCGCCATGGCGGCGCTGGCGCCGGAGGCCGAGCTTTGGCTGGGCAAGCCGGTGATCGCCATCAACACGGCCATCTACTGGCACGCGCTTCGCACCGCTGGCATCGCCGATGCGGTGGAGGGCTGGGGCCCGCTGCTGGCGCGGCACTGA
- a CDS encoding ATP-binding cassette domain-containing protein yields MSAPPLLLLENITKRFELEKRMLPRLLGRRRPLLAVDDVTLAVPRGEVTGLVGESGCGKSTLARIMLRLEEPTDGRVVLGGTDLTALRGAALRPERRRMQMVFQDAGASLNPRKTGARLLDEALVLAGETPEGRAFRAAELMRQVGLDPGLLQRFPHELSGGQKQRLAIARALAMGPEVLVADEPVSALDVSLQSQIMRLLMELRDRLGLTMVFISHDLALVHHLCASVAVMSAGRIVEQGHPRDVLRDPQHPYTRRLLAAVPGSRRLAEQEQPA; encoded by the coding sequence GTGAGCGCGCCGCCGCTGCTGCTGCTGGAGAATATCACCAAGCGCTTCGAGCTAGAAAAACGCATGTTGCCCCGCCTGCTCGGCCGCCGCCGCCCGCTGCTGGCGGTGGACGACGTGACGCTGGCGGTGCCGCGCGGCGAGGTCACCGGTCTGGTCGGCGAGTCCGGCTGCGGCAAGTCCACCCTGGCGCGGATCATGCTGCGGCTGGAAGAGCCGACGGACGGGCGCGTGGTGCTGGGCGGCACCGACCTGACGGCGCTGCGCGGTGCCGCGCTGCGGCCCGAGCGGCGGCGCATGCAGATGGTGTTTCAGGACGCCGGCGCCTCACTGAACCCGCGCAAGACCGGGGCGCGCCTGCTGGACGAGGCGCTGGTGCTGGCGGGCGAAACGCCTGAGGGCCGAGCCTTCCGCGCCGCCGAGCTGATGCGGCAGGTCGGGCTCGACCCTGGGTTGCTGCAGCGCTTCCCGCACGAGCTGTCGGGTGGGCAGAAGCAGCGCCTGGCCATTGCCCGCGCCTTGGCCATGGGGCCGGAGGTGCTGGTGGCTGACGAGCCGGTTTCCGCGCTCGACGTGTCGCTGCAGTCGCAGATCATGCGGCTGCTGATGGAGCTGCGCGACCGGCTGGGGCTGACCATGGTCTTCATCAGCCACGACCTAGCGCTGGTGCACCACCTCTGCGCCTCCGTCGCGGTGATGAGCGCGGGGCGCATCGTGGAGCAGGGCCACCCGCGCGACGTCTTGCGCGATCCGCAGCACCCCTACACCCGCCGCCTGCTGGCCGCCGTGCCCGGCAGCCGGCGCCTGGCGGAACAGGAGCAACCCGCATGA
- a CDS encoding ABC transporter ATP-binding protein, protein MALLEVEDLHVGFPVTGRMVEVVRGISFSIAAGEAMGLVGESGSGKSQTALAIMGLLRSPGRVTRGSIRLDGQELTAADERSMRRLRGGTVSIVFQDALSGLNPVFPIGTQLMDVIAAHRGLRGRAARDLAVEVLELVGIRDPASRLRQYPHQFSGGMRQRVLIAMAVACRPRLLIADEPTTALDVTVQAQIVALLHDLRRKLGLALLFITHNLDLMAEICDRAVVLYGGMVMEEAPVAELFGAPLQPYSRALLECVPRLQDRPGALRPIEGASPVPGLLGAGCPFQPRCALAVPRCAAERPPERMRGPHRVACWQVAS, encoded by the coding sequence GACCTGCATGTCGGCTTTCCCGTCACCGGGCGGATGGTGGAGGTGGTGCGCGGCATCTCCTTCTCCATCGCCGCCGGCGAGGCGATGGGGCTGGTGGGCGAAAGCGGCTCGGGCAAGAGTCAGACGGCGCTGGCCATCATGGGCCTGCTGCGCAGCCCTGGCCGCGTCACCCGCGGTAGCATCCGCCTGGATGGGCAGGAGCTGACGGCGGCCGACGAGCGCAGCATGCGCCGGCTGCGCGGCGGCACCGTGTCCATCGTGTTCCAGGACGCGCTGTCGGGACTGAACCCGGTGTTTCCGATCGGCACGCAGCTGATGGACGTGATCGCGGCGCATCGCGGCTTGCGCGGACGCGCGGCGCGCGACCTCGCGGTGGAGGTGCTGGAGCTGGTGGGCATCCGCGATCCGGCGTCGCGCCTGCGGCAATACCCGCACCAGTTCTCAGGCGGCATGCGACAGCGCGTGCTGATTGCCATGGCGGTGGCCTGCCGCCCGAGGCTGCTGATCGCCGACGAGCCGACCACGGCGCTGGACGTGACGGTGCAGGCGCAGATCGTGGCGCTGCTGCACGACCTGCGCCGGAAGCTCGGCCTCGCGCTGCTGTTCATCACCCACAACCTCGACCTGATGGCCGAGATCTGCGACCGCGCCGTGGTGCTCTACGGCGGCATGGTGATGGAGGAGGCGCCGGTGGCCGAGCTGTTCGGCGCGCCACTGCAACCCTACAGCCGTGCGCTGCTGGAATGCGTGCCCCGGCTGCAGGACCGGCCAGGCGCGCTGCGGCCGATCGAGGGTGCATCCCCCGTGCCCGGGCTCCTCGGCGCCGGCTGCCCGTTCCAGCCGCGCTGCGCGCTGGCCGTACCGCGCTGCGCGGCGGAGCGCCCGCCGGAGCGGATGCGCGGGCCGCACCGCGTGGCCTGCTGGCAGGTGGCGTCGTGA
- a CDS encoding NAD(P)/FAD-dependent oxidoreductase: MTRPVIIIGGGPAGLTAARTLISAGLQDVLVLERNPEAGGLPRFAAHPGWGMLDFHRLWNGPRYARELVHAASGAEIRTNASVVGLQPGGGVEVSTGAGMETLRARAVLLAAGIREMPRSARLLSGTRPWGVVSTGAFQEMVYAGGLRPFHRPVILGTELVSFSALLTARHAGIRPVAMIEPEDRITARRPGDWVARLLLRVPVLTRTRLVAVEGQPRVEAVVVERDGQRERIACDGVILSGRFVPEASLARAAHLAMDSGTGGPAIDTHWRCSDPAFFAAGNVLRPVEHSGAAAQEGAAAARSMLRALGGTLPPPDAAVAVQAAGALRYVYPQRVLPGEGRVRLLARVGTAQQGRLRVSAGGRVLWQRHISALPERRVTIPLDTDLLDGASGVTVELA, from the coding sequence ATGACGCGCCCGGTCATCATCATCGGCGGCGGCCCGGCCGGCCTCACCGCCGCGCGGACCCTGATCAGCGCCGGGCTGCAAGACGTGCTGGTGCTGGAACGCAACCCGGAGGCCGGCGGCCTGCCGCGCTTCGCGGCGCATCCAGGCTGGGGCATGCTGGACTTTCACCGCCTGTGGAACGGCCCCCGCTACGCGCGGGAACTGGTGCACGCGGCGTCCGGTGCCGAGATCCGCACCAACGCCAGCGTCGTGGGGCTGCAGCCCGGCGGCGGGGTGGAGGTCAGCACGGGCGCGGGCATGGAGACGCTGCGGGCCCGCGCCGTGCTGCTGGCCGCCGGCATCCGCGAGATGCCGCGCAGCGCCCGGCTGCTGTCCGGCACCCGCCCCTGGGGCGTGGTCAGCACCGGCGCGTTCCAGGAAATGGTGTATGCCGGCGGCCTGCGGCCTTTTCACCGTCCGGTGATCCTGGGCACGGAGCTGGTGTCGTTTTCCGCCCTGCTCACCGCCCGCCACGCCGGCATCCGCCCGGTGGCCATGATCGAGCCCGAGGACCGCATCACCGCCCGCCGCCCGGGCGACTGGGTGGCGCGGCTGCTGCTGCGCGTGCCCGTCCTGACCCGGACGCGCCTGGTGGCCGTGGAAGGCCAGCCCCGCGTGGAAGCCGTGGTGGTGGAGCGCGACGGCCAGCGGGAGCGCATCGCCTGCGACGGCGTCATCCTGTCCGGCCGCTTCGTGCCGGAAGCCTCGCTGGCGCGCGCGGCGCATCTGGCGATGGACAGTGGCACGGGCGGCCCGGCCATCGACACGCATTGGCGCTGTTCCGACCCCGCCTTCTTTGCCGCCGGCAACGTGCTGCGCCCGGTGGAACATTCCGGCGCCGCCGCGCAGGAAGGCGCTGCCGCCGCGCGCAGCATGCTGCGGGCCCTGGGCGGCACCCTGCCGCCGCCCGATGCCGCTGTGGCGGTGCAGGCGGCCGGCGCGCTGCGCTACGTGTATCCACAGCGCGTGCTGCCGGGGGAAGGGCGGGTGCGCCTGCTGGCGCGGGTTGGCACGGCCCAGCAGGGGCGGCTGCGGGTTTCGGCCGGCGGGCGGGTGCTGTGGCAGCGCCACATCAGCGCCCTGCCGGAACGCCGCGTGACGATCCCGCTGGATACCGACCTGCTGGACGGCGCCTCCGGCGTCACGGTGGAGCTGGCATGA
- a CDS encoding NAD(P)/FAD-dependent oxidoreductase, with translation MTDAQAEQHPSFDIAIIGAGVVGCAAFREYSMAGLRVALLERGADILSGASKANSALLHTGFDAVPGSLESALMREGYARYRAIHAKLGLPLLQTTAIVVAWTEADLAALPGIVARAHANGVDDVRQITADEVRAREPHLAPDLLGGVLVPGEAVIDAWSAPLAYAHQALAHGGTLLRGTAVTGGTRHGTGWLLQTSAGPLRAGVVVNCAGNQGDIVEAIARPSPFEIRPRKGQFVVLDKTAHALAHAIILPVPNERTKGVVISRTAFGNLLVGPTAEEQTDRDTATVEEEALATLVRQGARMIPSLAAEPVTATYAGLRPATQFKDYQIEALAEQRWVTVGGIRSTGLTGSLGIAAFLLRLYEQHFGPLPPPPEPIWTPVPNLAEALPRPWQQPGRDEIVCHCEMVTRAEIVAALEGPLPAGDLGGLKRRTRCMMGRCQGFYCTRRVLEIASPHLPGLAEAAR, from the coding sequence ATGACCGACGCGCAGGCTGAACAGCACCCTTCCTTCGACATCGCCATCATCGGCGCCGGGGTGGTGGGCTGCGCGGCCTTCCGGGAATACAGCATGGCGGGCCTTCGGGTGGCGCTGCTGGAACGTGGGGCGGACATCCTGAGCGGCGCTAGCAAGGCCAATAGTGCCCTGCTGCATACCGGCTTCGACGCCGTGCCGGGCAGCCTGGAATCTGCCCTGATGCGGGAAGGCTATGCCCGCTACCGCGCCATCCACGCCAAGCTGGGCCTGCCGCTGCTGCAAACCACGGCCATCGTGGTGGCCTGGACGGAAGCCGACCTCGCCGCGCTGCCCGGCATCGTCGCCCGCGCCCATGCCAACGGGGTGGACGACGTGCGGCAGATCACCGCTGATGAGGTGCGGGCACGCGAACCGCATCTGGCGCCGGACCTGCTGGGCGGCGTGCTGGTGCCGGGGGAGGCGGTGATCGACGCCTGGTCCGCCCCGCTGGCCTATGCCCACCAGGCGCTGGCGCATGGCGGCACCCTGCTGCGCGGCACCGCCGTGACGGGTGGCACGCGGCATGGCACGGGCTGGTTGCTGCAAACCTCCGCCGGGCCGCTGCGCGCCGGGGTGGTGGTGAACTGCGCCGGCAACCAGGGCGACATCGTGGAAGCCATCGCCCGCCCCAGCCCCTTCGAGATCCGCCCGCGCAAGGGGCAGTTCGTGGTGCTGGACAAGACCGCCCACGCCCTGGCCCACGCCATCATCCTGCCGGTGCCCAACGAGCGCACCAAGGGCGTGGTGATCAGCCGCACCGCCTTCGGCAACCTCCTGGTCGGCCCCACGGCCGAGGAGCAGACCGACCGCGACACCGCCACGGTGGAGGAGGAGGCACTGGCCACGCTGGTGCGGCAGGGCGCACGCATGATCCCGTCCCTGGCGGCCGAGCCGGTCACCGCCACCTATGCCGGCCTGCGCCCCGCCACGCAGTTCAAGGACTACCAGATCGAGGCGCTGGCGGAGCAGCGCTGGGTCACGGTGGGCGGCATCCGCTCCACGGGGTTGACGGGCTCGCTGGGCATCGCGGCATTTCTGCTCCGGCTCTACGAGCAGCATTTCGGCCCCCTGCCGCCGCCGCCCGAACCCATCTGGACCCCCGTTCCCAACCTGGCCGAGGCACTGCCCCGCCCCTGGCAGCAGCCCGGCCGGGACGAGATCGTCTGCCATTGCGAGATGGTGACGCGCGCCGAGATCGTGGCGGCGCTGGAAGGCCCGCTGCCCGCGGGCGACCTGGGCGGGCTGAAGCGGCGCACCCGCTGCATGATGGGGCGCTGCCAGGGCTTCTACTGCACCCGCCGGGTCCTGGAGATCGCGTCACCGCACCTGCCCGGGCTGGCGGAGGCGGCGCGATGA